A window of the Lagenorhynchus albirostris chromosome 1, mLagAlb1.1, whole genome shotgun sequence genome harbors these coding sequences:
- the CDH24 gene encoding cadherin-24 isoform X2 produces MWGLVRLLLTWLGGWSCMGRLAAPAQAWAGSQGAPGPALLRTRRSWVWNQFFVIEEYAGPEPVLIGKLHSDVDRGEGRTKYLLTGEGAGTVFVIDEATGNIHVTKSLDREEKAQYVLLAQAVDRASNRPLEPPSEFIIKVQDINDNPPIFPLGPYHATVPEMSNVGTSVIQVTAHDADDPSYGNSAKLVYTVLDGLPFFSVDPQTGVVRTAIPNMDRETQEEFLVVIQAKDMGGHMGGLSGSTTVTVTLSDVNDNPPKFPQSLYQFSVVETAGPGTLVGRLRAQDPDLGDNALMAYSILDGEGSEAFSISTDARGRDGLLTVRKPLDFETRRSYSFRVEATNTLIDPAYLRRGPFKDVASVRVAVQDAPEPPAFTQAAYILAVPENKSPGTLVGQVSAADLDSQASPIRYSILPNTDPEHCFSIEPEDGTIRTAVPLDREARVWHNLTVLATEVDSSAQASRVQVAIQTLDENDNAPQLAEPYDTFVCESAAPGQLIQVLRALDRDEVGNNSRISLQGPLDPDANFTVRDNRDGSASLLLPSRPAPPRQAPYLVPIELWDWGQPALRSTATVTVSVCRCRPDGSVASCRPEAQLSPAGLSTGALLAIITCVGTLLALVVLFVALRRQKQEALMVLEEEDVRENIITYDDEGGGEEDTEAFDISALQNPDGAAPLAPGPTARRDVLPWARAPRQPRPPGPADVAQLLALRLRGADDDPSVPPYDSVQVYGYEGRGSSCGSLSSLGSGSEIGGAPGPAEPLDDWGPLFRTLAELYGAKEPPAP; encoded by the exons ATGTGGGGCCTTGTGAGGCTCCTGCTGACCTGGCTGGGTGGCTGGAGCTGCATGGGGCGCCTGGCAGCCCCAGCCCAGGCTTGGGCAGGGTCCCAGGGGGCCCCAGGACCAGCACTGCTTCGGACCCGACGGAGCTGGGTGTGGAACCAGTTCTTTGTCATTGAGGAATATGCCGGACCAGAGCCTGTCCTTATTGGCAAG CTGCACTCAGATGTGGACAGGGGTGAGGGCCGCACCAAGTACCTGCTGACCGGAGAGGGGGCAGGCACTGTATTTGTGATTGACGAGGCCACAGGCAATATCCATGTCACCAAGAGCCTGGACCGGGAGGAGAAGGCACAGTACGTTCTACTGGCCCAAGCTGTGGACCGAGCCTCCAACCGACCCCTGGAGCCCCCATCGGAGTTCATTATCAAGGTGCAAGACATCAACGACAATCCACCCATCTTTCCCCTTGGGCCCTACCACGCCACAGTACCCGAGATGTCCAATGTCG GGACATCAGTGATCCAGGTGACCGCTCACGATGCCGATGACCCCAGCTACGGGAACAGTGCCAAGCTGGTGTACACTGTGCTGGATGGACTGCCTTTCTTCTCTGTGGACCCCCAGACTG GAGTGGTGCGGACCGCCATCCCCAACATGGACCGCGAGACACAGGAGGAGTTCTTGGTGGTGATTCAGGCCAAGGACATGGGCGGCCACATGGGGGGGCTGTCGGGCAGCACTACGGTGACGGTCACCCTCAGCGATGTCAACGACAACCCCCCCAAGTTCCCTCAGA GCCTGTACCAGTTCTCCGTGGTGGAGACCGCTGGGCCGGGCACCCTGGTGGGCCGGCTGCGGGCCCAGGACCCAGACCTGGGGGACAACGCCCTCATGGCATACAGCATCCTGGATGGGGAGGGGTCCGAGGCCTTCAGCATCAGCACAGACGCCCGGGGTCGAGATGGCCTCCTCACTGTCCGCAAG CCCCTAGACTTCGAGACCCGTCGCTCCTACTCCTTCCGTGTGGAGGCGACCAACACGCTCATCGACCCAGCCTACCTGCGGCGAGGGCCCTTCAAGGACGTGGCCTCAGTGCGCGTGGCTGTGCAGGATGCCCCAGAACCACCCGCTTTCACCCAGGCTGCCTACATCTTGGCAGTCCCCGAGAACAAGTCTCCCGGGACCCTGGTGGGCCAGGTGTCAGCTGCTGACCTGGACTCCCAGGCCAGCCCGATCag ATACTCCATCCTCCCCAACACGGACCCGGAGCACTGCTTCTCCATCGAGCCTGAAGATGGTACCATCCGCACGGCAGTGCCCCTGGACCGCGAGGCTCGTGTCTGGCACAACCTCACAGTGCTGGCCACAGAAGTCG ACAGCTCCGCACAGGCCTCCCGGGTGCAAGTGGCCATCCAGACCCTGGATGAGAATGACAACGCTCCCCAGCTGGCGGAGCCCTACGACACCTTTGTGTGTGAATCTGCAGCGCCCGGCCAG cTGATTCAGGTCCTCAGGGCCCTGGACAGAGATGAAGTCGGCAACAATAGCCGTATCTCCCTTCAAGGTCCCCTAGACCCCGATGCCAACTTCACTGTACGGGACAACCGAG ATGGCTCTGCCAGCCTGCTGCTGCCCtctcgccccgccccgccccgccaggCCCCCTACCTGGTCCCCATAGAACTGTGGGACTGGGGGCAGCCGGCACTGAGAAGCACCGCCACAGTAACTGTCAGCGTGTGCCGCTGCCGGCCCGATGGCTCCGTGGCCTCCTGCCGGCCCGAGGCTCAGCTCTCACCTGCTGGGCTCAGCACCGGGGCCCTGCTCGCCATCATCACCTGTGTGGGCACCCTGCTTG ccctggtGGTGCTCTTCGTGGCCCTGCGACGCCAGAAGCAGGAAGCCCTGATGGTGCTGGAGGAGGAGGACGTGCGTGAGAACATCATCACCTACGACGACGAGGGCGGCGGCGAGGAGGACACAGAGGCCTTCGACATCAGCGCCCTGCAAAACCCCGACGGGGCTGCCCCGCTGGCTCCCGGCCCGACCGCGCGCCGAGATGTGCTGCCCTGGGCCAGGGCGCCGCGCCAGCCCCGGCCCCCCGGCCCCGCCGACGTGGCGCAGCTGCTGGCGCTGCGGCTGCGCGGGGCGGACGACGACCCCAGCGTCCCACCCTACGACTCGGTGCAGGTGTACGGCTACGAGGGCCGGGGCTCCTCCTGCGGCTCCCTCAGCTCCCTGGGCTCCGGCAGCGAGATCGGCGGCGCCCCGGGCCCCGCTGAGCCGCTGGACGACTGGGGGCCGCTCTTCCGCACCCTGGCCGAGCTCTACGGGGCCAAGGAGCCCCCGGCCCCCTGA
- the CDH24 gene encoding cadherin-24 isoform X8 produces MWGLVRLLLTWLGGWSCMGRLAAPAQAWAGSQGAPGPALLRTRRSWVWNQFFVIEEYAGPEPVLIGKLHSDVDRGEGRTKYLLTGEGAGTVFVIDEATGNIHVTKSLDREEKAQYVLLAQAVDRASNRPLEPPSEFIIKVQDINDNPPIFPLGPYHATVPEMSNVGTSVIQVTAHDADDPSYGNSAKLVYTVLDGLPFFSVDPQTGVVRTAIPNMDRETQEEFLVVIQAKDMGGHMGGLSGSTTVTVTLSDVNDNPPKFPQSLYQFSVVETAGPGTLVGRLRAQDPDLGDNALMAYSILDGEGSEAFSISTDARGRDGLLTVRKPLDFETRRSYSFRVEATNTLIDPAYLRRGPFKDVASVRVAVQDAPEPPAFTQAAYILAVPENKSPGTLVGQVSAADLDSQASPIRYSILPNTDPEHCFSIEPEDGTIRTAVPLDREARVWHNLTVLATEVDSSAQASRVQVAIQTLDENDNAPQLAEPYDTFVCESAAPGQLIQVLRALDRDEVGNNSRISLQGPLDPDANFTVRDNRAI; encoded by the exons ATGTGGGGCCTTGTGAGGCTCCTGCTGACCTGGCTGGGTGGCTGGAGCTGCATGGGGCGCCTGGCAGCCCCAGCCCAGGCTTGGGCAGGGTCCCAGGGGGCCCCAGGACCAGCACTGCTTCGGACCCGACGGAGCTGGGTGTGGAACCAGTTCTTTGTCATTGAGGAATATGCCGGACCAGAGCCTGTCCTTATTGGCAAG CTGCACTCAGATGTGGACAGGGGTGAGGGCCGCACCAAGTACCTGCTGACCGGAGAGGGGGCAGGCACTGTATTTGTGATTGACGAGGCCACAGGCAATATCCATGTCACCAAGAGCCTGGACCGGGAGGAGAAGGCACAGTACGTTCTACTGGCCCAAGCTGTGGACCGAGCCTCCAACCGACCCCTGGAGCCCCCATCGGAGTTCATTATCAAGGTGCAAGACATCAACGACAATCCACCCATCTTTCCCCTTGGGCCCTACCACGCCACAGTACCCGAGATGTCCAATGTCG GGACATCAGTGATCCAGGTGACCGCTCACGATGCCGATGACCCCAGCTACGGGAACAGTGCCAAGCTGGTGTACACTGTGCTGGATGGACTGCCTTTCTTCTCTGTGGACCCCCAGACTG GAGTGGTGCGGACCGCCATCCCCAACATGGACCGCGAGACACAGGAGGAGTTCTTGGTGGTGATTCAGGCCAAGGACATGGGCGGCCACATGGGGGGGCTGTCGGGCAGCACTACGGTGACGGTCACCCTCAGCGATGTCAACGACAACCCCCCCAAGTTCCCTCAGA GCCTGTACCAGTTCTCCGTGGTGGAGACCGCTGGGCCGGGCACCCTGGTGGGCCGGCTGCGGGCCCAGGACCCAGACCTGGGGGACAACGCCCTCATGGCATACAGCATCCTGGATGGGGAGGGGTCCGAGGCCTTCAGCATCAGCACAGACGCCCGGGGTCGAGATGGCCTCCTCACTGTCCGCAAG CCCCTAGACTTCGAGACCCGTCGCTCCTACTCCTTCCGTGTGGAGGCGACCAACACGCTCATCGACCCAGCCTACCTGCGGCGAGGGCCCTTCAAGGACGTGGCCTCAGTGCGCGTGGCTGTGCAGGATGCCCCAGAACCACCCGCTTTCACCCAGGCTGCCTACATCTTGGCAGTCCCCGAGAACAAGTCTCCCGGGACCCTGGTGGGCCAGGTGTCAGCTGCTGACCTGGACTCCCAGGCCAGCCCGATCag ATACTCCATCCTCCCCAACACGGACCCGGAGCACTGCTTCTCCATCGAGCCTGAAGATGGTACCATCCGCACGGCAGTGCCCCTGGACCGCGAGGCTCGTGTCTGGCACAACCTCACAGTGCTGGCCACAGAAGTCG ACAGCTCCGCACAGGCCTCCCGGGTGCAAGTGGCCATCCAGACCCTGGATGAGAATGACAACGCTCCCCAGCTGGCGGAGCCCTACGACACCTTTGTGTGTGAATCTGCAGCGCCCGGCCAG cTGATTCAGGTCCTCAGGGCCCTGGACAGAGATGAAGTCGGCAACAATAGCCGTATCTCCCTTCAAGGTCCCCTAGACCCCGATGCCAACTTCACTGTACGGGACAACCGAG CAATCTAA
- the CDH24 gene encoding cadherin-24 isoform X3 yields the protein MWGLVRLLLTWLGGWSCMGRLAAPAQAWAGSQGAPGPALLRTRRSWVWNQFFVIEEYAGPEPVLIGKLHSDVDRGEGRTKYLLTGEGAGTVFVIDEATGNIHVTKSLDREEKAQYVLLAQAVDRASNRPLEPPSEFIIKVQDINDNPPIFPLGPYHATVPEMSNVGTSVIQVTAHDADDPSYGNSAKLVYTVLDGLPFFSVDPQTGVVRTAIPNMDRETQEEFLVVIQAKDMGGHMGGLSGSTTVTVTLSDVNDNPPKFPQSLYQFSVVETAGPGTLVGRLRAQDPDLGDNALMAYSILDGEGSEAFSISTDARGRDGLLTVRKPLDFETRRSYSFRVEATNTLIDPAYLRRGPFKDVASVRVAVQDAPEPPAFTQAAYILAVPENKSPGTLVGQVSAADLDSQASPIRYSILPNTDPEHCFSIEPEDGTIRTAVPLDREARVWHNLTVLATEVDSSAQASRVQVAIQTLDENDNAPQLAEPYDTFVCESAAPGQLIQVLRALDRDEVGNNSRISLQGPLDPDANFTVRDNRDGSASLLLPSRPAPPRQAPYLVPIELWDWGQPALRSTATVTVSVCRCRPDGSVASCRPEAQLSPAGLSTGALLAIITCVGTLLETRETSSHCCPPSCRGCSAPDLPAWFHPSLMASSWLHWPPAREGASSPPGARAPAPNVAASLELCPAVSRPWAT from the exons ATGTGGGGCCTTGTGAGGCTCCTGCTGACCTGGCTGGGTGGCTGGAGCTGCATGGGGCGCCTGGCAGCCCCAGCCCAGGCTTGGGCAGGGTCCCAGGGGGCCCCAGGACCAGCACTGCTTCGGACCCGACGGAGCTGGGTGTGGAACCAGTTCTTTGTCATTGAGGAATATGCCGGACCAGAGCCTGTCCTTATTGGCAAG CTGCACTCAGATGTGGACAGGGGTGAGGGCCGCACCAAGTACCTGCTGACCGGAGAGGGGGCAGGCACTGTATTTGTGATTGACGAGGCCACAGGCAATATCCATGTCACCAAGAGCCTGGACCGGGAGGAGAAGGCACAGTACGTTCTACTGGCCCAAGCTGTGGACCGAGCCTCCAACCGACCCCTGGAGCCCCCATCGGAGTTCATTATCAAGGTGCAAGACATCAACGACAATCCACCCATCTTTCCCCTTGGGCCCTACCACGCCACAGTACCCGAGATGTCCAATGTCG GGACATCAGTGATCCAGGTGACCGCTCACGATGCCGATGACCCCAGCTACGGGAACAGTGCCAAGCTGGTGTACACTGTGCTGGATGGACTGCCTTTCTTCTCTGTGGACCCCCAGACTG GAGTGGTGCGGACCGCCATCCCCAACATGGACCGCGAGACACAGGAGGAGTTCTTGGTGGTGATTCAGGCCAAGGACATGGGCGGCCACATGGGGGGGCTGTCGGGCAGCACTACGGTGACGGTCACCCTCAGCGATGTCAACGACAACCCCCCCAAGTTCCCTCAGA GCCTGTACCAGTTCTCCGTGGTGGAGACCGCTGGGCCGGGCACCCTGGTGGGCCGGCTGCGGGCCCAGGACCCAGACCTGGGGGACAACGCCCTCATGGCATACAGCATCCTGGATGGGGAGGGGTCCGAGGCCTTCAGCATCAGCACAGACGCCCGGGGTCGAGATGGCCTCCTCACTGTCCGCAAG CCCCTAGACTTCGAGACCCGTCGCTCCTACTCCTTCCGTGTGGAGGCGACCAACACGCTCATCGACCCAGCCTACCTGCGGCGAGGGCCCTTCAAGGACGTGGCCTCAGTGCGCGTGGCTGTGCAGGATGCCCCAGAACCACCCGCTTTCACCCAGGCTGCCTACATCTTGGCAGTCCCCGAGAACAAGTCTCCCGGGACCCTGGTGGGCCAGGTGTCAGCTGCTGACCTGGACTCCCAGGCCAGCCCGATCag ATACTCCATCCTCCCCAACACGGACCCGGAGCACTGCTTCTCCATCGAGCCTGAAGATGGTACCATCCGCACGGCAGTGCCCCTGGACCGCGAGGCTCGTGTCTGGCACAACCTCACAGTGCTGGCCACAGAAGTCG ACAGCTCCGCACAGGCCTCCCGGGTGCAAGTGGCCATCCAGACCCTGGATGAGAATGACAACGCTCCCCAGCTGGCGGAGCCCTACGACACCTTTGTGTGTGAATCTGCAGCGCCCGGCCAG cTGATTCAGGTCCTCAGGGCCCTGGACAGAGATGAAGTCGGCAACAATAGCCGTATCTCCCTTCAAGGTCCCCTAGACCCCGATGCCAACTTCACTGTACGGGACAACCGAG ATGGCTCTGCCAGCCTGCTGCTGCCCtctcgccccgccccgccccgccaggCCCCCTACCTGGTCCCCATAGAACTGTGGGACTGGGGGCAGCCGGCACTGAGAAGCACCGCCACAGTAACTGTCAGCGTGTGCCGCTGCCGGCCCGATGGCTCCGTGGCCTCCTGCCGGCCCGAGGCTCAGCTCTCACCTGCTGGGCTCAGCACCGGGGCCCTGCTCGCCATCATCACCTGTGTGGGCACCCTGCTTG AAACAAGAGAAACTTCCAGCCACTGCTGCCCACCCTCCTGCAGGGGATGTTCTGCCCCAG ACCTGCCCGCATGGTTCCATCCATCACTCATGGCCTCATCCTGGCTCCATTGGCCTCCAGCGAGAGAGGGAGCCAGCTCACCTCCCGGGGCAAGAGCTCCAGCCCCCAACGTGGCCGCCTCCCTGGAGCTCTGCCCAGCCGTCAGCCGGCCCTGGGCAACCTAG
- the CDH24 gene encoding cadherin-24 isoform X7: MWGLVRLLLTWLGGWSCMGRLAAPAQAWAGSQGAPGPALLRTRRSWVWNQFFVIEEYAGPEPVLIGKLHSDVDRGEGRTKYLLTGEGAGTVFVIDEATGNIHVTKSLDREEKAQYVLLAQAVDRASNRPLEPPSEFIIKVQDINDNPPIFPLGPYHATVPEMSNVGTSVIQVTAHDADDPSYGNSAKLVYTVLDGLPFFSVDPQTGVVRTAIPNMDRETQEEFLVVIQAKDMGGHMGGLSGSTTVTVTLSDVNDNPPKFPQSLYQFSVVETAGPGTLVGRLRAQDPDLGDNALMAYSILDGEGSEAFSISTDARGRDGLLTVRKPLDFETRRSYSFRVEATNTLIDPAYLRRGPFKDVASVRVAVQDAPEPPAFTQAAYILAVPENKSPGTLVGQVSAADLDSQASPIRYSILPNTDPEHCFSIEPEDGTIRTAVPLDREARVWHNLTVLATEVDSSAQASRVQVAIQTLDENDNAPQLAEPYDTFVCESAAPGQLIQVLRALDRDEVGNNSRISLQGPLDPDANFTVRDNRETRETSSHCCPPSCRGCSAPDLPAWFHPSLMASSWLHWPPAREGASSPPGARAPAPNVAASLELCPAVSRPWAT; the protein is encoded by the exons ATGTGGGGCCTTGTGAGGCTCCTGCTGACCTGGCTGGGTGGCTGGAGCTGCATGGGGCGCCTGGCAGCCCCAGCCCAGGCTTGGGCAGGGTCCCAGGGGGCCCCAGGACCAGCACTGCTTCGGACCCGACGGAGCTGGGTGTGGAACCAGTTCTTTGTCATTGAGGAATATGCCGGACCAGAGCCTGTCCTTATTGGCAAG CTGCACTCAGATGTGGACAGGGGTGAGGGCCGCACCAAGTACCTGCTGACCGGAGAGGGGGCAGGCACTGTATTTGTGATTGACGAGGCCACAGGCAATATCCATGTCACCAAGAGCCTGGACCGGGAGGAGAAGGCACAGTACGTTCTACTGGCCCAAGCTGTGGACCGAGCCTCCAACCGACCCCTGGAGCCCCCATCGGAGTTCATTATCAAGGTGCAAGACATCAACGACAATCCACCCATCTTTCCCCTTGGGCCCTACCACGCCACAGTACCCGAGATGTCCAATGTCG GGACATCAGTGATCCAGGTGACCGCTCACGATGCCGATGACCCCAGCTACGGGAACAGTGCCAAGCTGGTGTACACTGTGCTGGATGGACTGCCTTTCTTCTCTGTGGACCCCCAGACTG GAGTGGTGCGGACCGCCATCCCCAACATGGACCGCGAGACACAGGAGGAGTTCTTGGTGGTGATTCAGGCCAAGGACATGGGCGGCCACATGGGGGGGCTGTCGGGCAGCACTACGGTGACGGTCACCCTCAGCGATGTCAACGACAACCCCCCCAAGTTCCCTCAGA GCCTGTACCAGTTCTCCGTGGTGGAGACCGCTGGGCCGGGCACCCTGGTGGGCCGGCTGCGGGCCCAGGACCCAGACCTGGGGGACAACGCCCTCATGGCATACAGCATCCTGGATGGGGAGGGGTCCGAGGCCTTCAGCATCAGCACAGACGCCCGGGGTCGAGATGGCCTCCTCACTGTCCGCAAG CCCCTAGACTTCGAGACCCGTCGCTCCTACTCCTTCCGTGTGGAGGCGACCAACACGCTCATCGACCCAGCCTACCTGCGGCGAGGGCCCTTCAAGGACGTGGCCTCAGTGCGCGTGGCTGTGCAGGATGCCCCAGAACCACCCGCTTTCACCCAGGCTGCCTACATCTTGGCAGTCCCCGAGAACAAGTCTCCCGGGACCCTGGTGGGCCAGGTGTCAGCTGCTGACCTGGACTCCCAGGCCAGCCCGATCag ATACTCCATCCTCCCCAACACGGACCCGGAGCACTGCTTCTCCATCGAGCCTGAAGATGGTACCATCCGCACGGCAGTGCCCCTGGACCGCGAGGCTCGTGTCTGGCACAACCTCACAGTGCTGGCCACAGAAGTCG ACAGCTCCGCACAGGCCTCCCGGGTGCAAGTGGCCATCCAGACCCTGGATGAGAATGACAACGCTCCCCAGCTGGCGGAGCCCTACGACACCTTTGTGTGTGAATCTGCAGCGCCCGGCCAG cTGATTCAGGTCCTCAGGGCCCTGGACAGAGATGAAGTCGGCAACAATAGCCGTATCTCCCTTCAAGGTCCCCTAGACCCCGATGCCAACTTCACTGTACGGGACAACCGAG AAACAAGAGAAACTTCCAGCCACTGCTGCCCACCCTCCTGCAGGGGATGTTCTGCCCCAG ACCTGCCCGCATGGTTCCATCCATCACTCATGGCCTCATCCTGGCTCCATTGGCCTCCAGCGAGAGAGGGAGCCAGCTCACCTCCCGGGGCAAGAGCTCCAGCCCCCAACGTGGCCGCCTCCCTGGAGCTCTGCCCAGCCGTCAGCCGGCCCTGGGCAACCTAG
- the CDH24 gene encoding cadherin-24 isoform X1: MWGLVRLLLTWLGGWSCMGRLAAPAQAWAGSQGAPGPALLRTRRSWVWNQFFVIEEYAGPEPVLIGKLHSDVDRGEGRTKYLLTGEGAGTVFVIDEATGNIHVTKSLDREEKAQYVLLAQAVDRASNRPLEPPSEFIIKVQDINDNPPIFPLGPYHATVPEMSNVGTSVIQVTAHDADDPSYGNSAKLVYTVLDGLPFFSVDPQTGVVRTAIPNMDRETQEEFLVVIQAKDMGGHMGGLSGSTTVTVTLSDVNDNPPKFPQSLYQFSVVETAGPGTLVGRLRAQDPDLGDNALMAYSILDGEGSEAFSISTDARGRDGLLTVRKPLDFETRRSYSFRVEATNTLIDPAYLRRGPFKDVASVRVAVQDAPEPPAFTQAAYILAVPENKSPGTLVGQVSAADLDSQASPIRYSILPNTDPEHCFSIEPEDGTIRTAVPLDREARVWHNLTVLATEVDSSAQASRVQVAIQTLDENDNAPQLAEPYDTFVCESAAPGQLIQVLRALDRDEVGNNSRISLQGPLDPDANFTVRDNRDGSASLLLPSRPAPPRQAPYLVPIELWDWGQPALRSTATVTVSVCRCRPDGSVASCRPEAQLSPAGLSTGALLAIITCVGTLLGRSDWNQAAPRLALPAQRPVCASPPALVVLFVALRRQKQEALMVLEEEDVRENIITYDDEGGGEEDTEAFDISALQNPDGAAPLAPGPTARRDVLPWARAPRQPRPPGPADVAQLLALRLRGADDDPSVPPYDSVQVYGYEGRGSSCGSLSSLGSGSEIGGAPGPAEPLDDWGPLFRTLAELYGAKEPPAP; this comes from the exons ATGTGGGGCCTTGTGAGGCTCCTGCTGACCTGGCTGGGTGGCTGGAGCTGCATGGGGCGCCTGGCAGCCCCAGCCCAGGCTTGGGCAGGGTCCCAGGGGGCCCCAGGACCAGCACTGCTTCGGACCCGACGGAGCTGGGTGTGGAACCAGTTCTTTGTCATTGAGGAATATGCCGGACCAGAGCCTGTCCTTATTGGCAAG CTGCACTCAGATGTGGACAGGGGTGAGGGCCGCACCAAGTACCTGCTGACCGGAGAGGGGGCAGGCACTGTATTTGTGATTGACGAGGCCACAGGCAATATCCATGTCACCAAGAGCCTGGACCGGGAGGAGAAGGCACAGTACGTTCTACTGGCCCAAGCTGTGGACCGAGCCTCCAACCGACCCCTGGAGCCCCCATCGGAGTTCATTATCAAGGTGCAAGACATCAACGACAATCCACCCATCTTTCCCCTTGGGCCCTACCACGCCACAGTACCCGAGATGTCCAATGTCG GGACATCAGTGATCCAGGTGACCGCTCACGATGCCGATGACCCCAGCTACGGGAACAGTGCCAAGCTGGTGTACACTGTGCTGGATGGACTGCCTTTCTTCTCTGTGGACCCCCAGACTG GAGTGGTGCGGACCGCCATCCCCAACATGGACCGCGAGACACAGGAGGAGTTCTTGGTGGTGATTCAGGCCAAGGACATGGGCGGCCACATGGGGGGGCTGTCGGGCAGCACTACGGTGACGGTCACCCTCAGCGATGTCAACGACAACCCCCCCAAGTTCCCTCAGA GCCTGTACCAGTTCTCCGTGGTGGAGACCGCTGGGCCGGGCACCCTGGTGGGCCGGCTGCGGGCCCAGGACCCAGACCTGGGGGACAACGCCCTCATGGCATACAGCATCCTGGATGGGGAGGGGTCCGAGGCCTTCAGCATCAGCACAGACGCCCGGGGTCGAGATGGCCTCCTCACTGTCCGCAAG CCCCTAGACTTCGAGACCCGTCGCTCCTACTCCTTCCGTGTGGAGGCGACCAACACGCTCATCGACCCAGCCTACCTGCGGCGAGGGCCCTTCAAGGACGTGGCCTCAGTGCGCGTGGCTGTGCAGGATGCCCCAGAACCACCCGCTTTCACCCAGGCTGCCTACATCTTGGCAGTCCCCGAGAACAAGTCTCCCGGGACCCTGGTGGGCCAGGTGTCAGCTGCTGACCTGGACTCCCAGGCCAGCCCGATCag ATACTCCATCCTCCCCAACACGGACCCGGAGCACTGCTTCTCCATCGAGCCTGAAGATGGTACCATCCGCACGGCAGTGCCCCTGGACCGCGAGGCTCGTGTCTGGCACAACCTCACAGTGCTGGCCACAGAAGTCG ACAGCTCCGCACAGGCCTCCCGGGTGCAAGTGGCCATCCAGACCCTGGATGAGAATGACAACGCTCCCCAGCTGGCGGAGCCCTACGACACCTTTGTGTGTGAATCTGCAGCGCCCGGCCAG cTGATTCAGGTCCTCAGGGCCCTGGACAGAGATGAAGTCGGCAACAATAGCCGTATCTCCCTTCAAGGTCCCCTAGACCCCGATGCCAACTTCACTGTACGGGACAACCGAG ATGGCTCTGCCAGCCTGCTGCTGCCCtctcgccccgccccgccccgccaggCCCCCTACCTGGTCCCCATAGAACTGTGGGACTGGGGGCAGCCGGCACTGAGAAGCACCGCCACAGTAACTGTCAGCGTGTGCCGCTGCCGGCCCGATGGCTCCGTGGCCTCCTGCCGGCCCGAGGCTCAGCTCTCACCTGCTGGGCTCAGCACCGGGGCCCTGCTCGCCATCATCACCTGTGTGGGCACCCTGCTTG GCCGTTCTGATTGGAACCAGGCTGCCCCACGCCTGGCCCTGCCGGCTCAGCGGCCCGTGTGCgcctctcccccagccctggtGGTGCTCTTCGTGGCCCTGCGACGCCAGAAGCAGGAAGCCCTGATGGTGCTGGAGGAGGAGGACGTGCGTGAGAACATCATCACCTACGACGACGAGGGCGGCGGCGAGGAGGACACAGAGGCCTTCGACATCAGCGCCCTGCAAAACCCCGACGGGGCTGCCCCGCTGGCTCCCGGCCCGACCGCGCGCCGAGATGTGCTGCCCTGGGCCAGGGCGCCGCGCCAGCCCCGGCCCCCCGGCCCCGCCGACGTGGCGCAGCTGCTGGCGCTGCGGCTGCGCGGGGCGGACGACGACCCCAGCGTCCCACCCTACGACTCGGTGCAGGTGTACGGCTACGAGGGCCGGGGCTCCTCCTGCGGCTCCCTCAGCTCCCTGGGCTCCGGCAGCGAGATCGGCGGCGCCCCGGGCCCCGCTGAGCCGCTGGACGACTGGGGGCCGCTCTTCCGCACCCTGGCCGAGCTCTACGGGGCCAAGGAGCCCCCGGCCCCCTGA